From the genome of Numenius arquata chromosome 9, bNumArq3.hap1.1, whole genome shotgun sequence:
CCAAATCGTAGCATCAAGGCATAATTAACAGTGGAAGGACCTCAAAGCAGGGAAGAACCTCGAAGCTGAAGATGGTCTCTGCCCCAGGACCTCATTACCTCCCTCTGCTCTCACAGGAGGAGCAGTGCACACTGTGAAGGTGCTGGAGTACATCATGGTACAAATGACTTACCAGCAGCAAAGATCAGAGACTCCCTGCCACCCTGTGGTTACTGGGACTTATCTACATTGTCTGCTTCCCTTTTGGGATCTGGAGAATGAGCCTGAAGTACTGGTGCCTCTTAAGACCTCACAGCCACTGTCACCTACTGCCAGCAGCCACTGTGCCCCTGTTGTGAGGCCACAGGTGCTGTCGCCTACATCCTCAGCAAtcctgctgccccagccagctccagagCAGGGCCAGCCACTGGCACCACTGCCTGGGGCATCCAGGCTTTTAGGGTGCCAGGGGAACATACTTCATTTGACACTAATATGAAGTATTTTAAGCCCGATTCCTAgatccttttgccttttttttttttttttttttttttaagcagagttCTGTCCTGCTGTGGGCTTTAATATCGCACAGTCTTTGCATTAAACCCTCCCTGCTTCTGGAAGCCTGCGTGCTGCTCCAGACACTCAACGTGAGGAGCTTCCATAACTTTCCATGGTGCCTTCATCCTCAGCAGCCACCTGGCACATTTTCTCCAAGGCCAGGCATTCTGGGGAGTTTTGTGCCCTCTCTGTGCACAAGATGGTCCTCTGAAAGCTTCACCCTAGACGAGATTGTTTTATTTCCATGGCAAACTGAACTTGCTTTATCAAGCTGCAAATCTTCCCCTGACTCCATACCAGTTATCATTTGGCACCTGATCTAACCTGCTCCCGATCCTGCATTGCTCTCCATGGGATGTCCTGCAGGACCCCAGAGAGGGGTCAACTGGGGGGCAGAGGGCTGCAGGCAGTCCCAGCCCCACTGTTTATACCTTCCCTGGGTGCTCTCGTCTCAGAGCACACCTCACCTCTTTCGGTTTTACGTGCGGTGCCATCCTCCCCGACTTTCCACCCTGCGGTTTCACATCAGGCCTTTTTCTGCTCGAGTTGGCTGAAAGTAGTTAAAAACAGCCCGTGCTTGGTGGCAGCTACCGAGAGAGATAAGGCTACCTGGGGCTTTATCAGCTGCTGAGTTCTGCGTTTTTGGTGGGTTTCACTTCTGTTATTCCTACGCTGGGCATAATCTCTGCCGCTACCATGATAGTGATGAGGACGGGCAGCCTGGCAGGGGGTTTCTGCCTATGGACAGAGCAGCATCACAAGAGCATGGCTTCATTAGGGTCAGGGGTTCATGTGTGGGGCTTGAGGAAACCCCACCTTGCCCTTGCTTTGGGGGACATTTCACCTGGCCTGGTGCAGCGTCAGCAGAGCTGGTTGGCACAGGGATCAGGATGGGGCGGTGCTACACACGTGGGAGCAAAGGTTCCCCTCTCCAAGCACAAAGACGTTGTGCAAAGAGGAAAACTTTGGGGAAAAGGCAGTTGCCCACATCTATCAGCACTCAGAAGTCGCAAGCTTGACCCAGCAAGTTTGGTCACTgcctcttccccagctccaggTGGCACCATGAGGACCTGGCAGGACATTTTTGCAGAGAAGATTGCAGATGCGCACTTAACAGAGCCATGGATGCTTCAAGAGGATGATACCCTGCAAGTGCACGTCCTCGAGCCTGGCTGGAAGGAGTTTGTGCAGCGCTGTGCTCTTGGGAGGTAGGGGGTTGCCAGCTTGGTCCCTGATGGAGCAGGACCAGGGATGATGGGCAGCCATGTGGACCTTCCCTTTCTCAAAGTTTGCTTGTAGGAAACAGCTTTTGGCACAAAAGGGGTGGTTTGGAGGTGGATGAGGCCAGGAGGGGTTTTCCCATTTTGTTCCAAGCTTGGTGTGTTAttgccaaatgaaaaaaatcacgaTAATTGGAGGGGAGGGGAGTGTGGCAGCTCCACAGGGCCAAAGGGCAGCTGGTATTTGGCCAGTTTTTCTCCATCTTGGTGTCAAGATACAAAGGGCTCCTCCAGCAAGCAGGGGTAGTTACACCACACTGGAGCCAAATCTTCTGGTTTTGCAGCCTGAGGGTGAGGAGAGGGAGAGCCGCTGCCTGCTGGGACTTGGGGTGATGCCCGAGCAGTCCCTGCCTCTGCACCAGGCTGTGGggatgcagagcagagagaggctGTGGCTCTGCACATCTGATGAGAGGCCCCATCACAACCATTTCCACCCCAGGGAGGACATCAGTCCTCCTGCCTGGGTGGTAGCAAATGGAGACTTTGGCTGCCAGCCCCAACACAGATTTTGCAAGACAAAGAGCTGCAAGTTACACACCTTTTGACTCCTTAAGACATCTCctcacctgctctgcagcctccacccacactttccttctatttttttcttgtttttttacttccccagccctgggcttgACATCGGCTTTCCGCTGAGCTGTGATGAGCCAGCGCGGGTGAGGGGCTGGAGCCCCAAATAGACCTGGGGCTTGACGCTTCCCACCCCAAGGACCCCTACTCCTGGCAGTGGGGCCAGGATGGGCTAGGAAAGGGGACCAGGATGGTCCCAGCAGGCAGCCTGGCTCCTAAAATTTTTAATGCTGGGGACGGCCCTAAGCTCACATCTGTATTGAACCGCCCGGGCTGGCATCATGCTGTTTTGGGGAGTACAGTTCAGTGTGAAACTTGCATGGGTGAAGTTAAACCATCAACCCTGGCTACCCTGGTCCCTACTGACAGCATGGGAAGCTGCCAGCTCAGCAGCCTGGGAGCCTGAGATGAGCTGGTCTCCTCTATGCCCTGGCAGGTTTCGATGCTCCCAGTGCTTGCAGGAGTGGTCTTCGGCCAAAGTGCACATCCTGTTCCACATGTGCCGGTTCCAGGGCCAGGGCATGGTACGGATGCGAGCCTTTCGCCAGGCGTGCAGGCGGTGCCCTGACCCCCAGCTGGAGGAGGCCGAATTCAATCACGAGACTGTGGAGAGGCTCTTGCACAACCTGGTGCTGAAGATCCTCCAGTACTTCTACCACGTGTCAGTCCAGCCCTCTGACCTCCTGGAAGTCGTGGTGGATGCGCCGGTGGCAGGGCCACACAACAGCGATCGCTGCGAGGGCTGTCAGCTCGGCGTTTGCAGCAAGTCGAGGCCGGCTCAAGCGTGGGATGACCGGAAGCCCTTGATGACCAGGGCTCATCACACCCCGAAATGCCAGGGCAGGAGGTCCCATGCAACCCCAACCCACCACCCCTTGCCTTCCAATTGCAACTTCCCCTggaaatgctggtgctgcatcggCATcactttgctctgtgttttggCAGTGCTCCTCTTCGTCCTGCTTTATTTCACCGGGAAGTAGTGGGAGCTGGGGCTCACAAACAGGAGCAGAGGGGTTGGGTGGGGAGGCTGATGGAGCGCCTGGAAAATTGGGTGCCCAAGGTCAGCCCTCTCTCGTGGCATGGTGAGGCTTCCTCGGCTCGTGGCAGGGACAGGCACACATTGAGGTGCCTCAGCCCGGCAACTTGTCCCACAGCCTCGGGGAGCCTGGTGGGTCTGATGGTTTCCTATGGGACATATTCAGGGTGAGGAAGaccctcagctgccctgtgtgATGGCTGGAGTGTACTTGCAAGAATAAATCAAGCCCTTTCTCCTCATCCCAAGGATGCatttgtgctttttaatttttccaaagccTTTTCTAGGTACGTGTGAGCAGCTCAGTGGGAAGCTGTGGGCTACCTTACTCCACCAGCTGGACCTAGCTTTCAGGGAGGCACATCCGGATACTCTCCTGCCTCTGGCCTTGGTGGAACTGGGCAACTGGGCAGCTGGCACTGCCTCCTATGAGCTGTATACAGCAGCATCTGCCCTGGCCCCATGTACCTGTGGGTGTCCCTTGTGTCACCAGGGGCGTAGAGATTGCTTTGTCCTCCAAAAATATCTAGGTGCTGAGCTTTCACaaggggactctttatcagggaccagagcgataggacaaggggtaatggttttaaattgaaagagggtagatttagattagatattaggaaaaaattctttactgtgagggtggtgaggcagtgaaacaggttgcctggagaggctgtggatgcctcttcgctggaattgttcaaggtcaggctggatgaagctttgagcaacctggtctagtggaaggtgtctgtgcccatggcaggggtgttggaactaggtGATAATTAAGGTTCCTttcgacccaaaccattctatgattctgtgactacgTCTCTGAAAAACACTCTGGCAAACACAAACCCCTCCCAGCGGTCTGGGCACCCTGCCGTGGGGGCAAAGGGTGCTCAAGGTTGGCAAGCACAACGAGGCTGTGGCAGCAAGTCCCAAGTCTCTGCCCTGTTAGGTCAATCGTGGGGAAATTGCACTTATTGGACTACAGAGTCTGGGCAAAGGGGAGGATGGCTGATTTCTGCCTGCTGCTACTTCATCCTGCAGAGCTCAGGGGACCTGTTGGGCATCATAAAGTTAGGAAGAAAACTgttgttcccctgcagcctgtcacCCCTCAGTCTCTTACCTTCCCTGCAGGGGAGCTGTTAGGCTCCTGCAGGACTTACCGGTGAGGACAGCATGTGCTGTGGGCATGACTTTGGTGCAGAAAACCGAGGTGAAATTGGTCTGCAAATGcttgaaaaagcttttgaaatagcTTGCACATCATAAGCCTCAAATATAACCGTGGCTACCAAGGTCCATCTTCCCTGGGATCCTGGGGTGGACAAGTAGTGGGGAAAATCAGAAGCGAGGCAGCAGAGTTTGGGACTGTTCTTGTATGATCTCCCTGTGACCTGAAGTTTAGAGCCTCTCCTGCGTTTCTTTTTCATGTAAAGAGCCTGAGTGCTCTTCTGACCCCACTATACATCCCAGCCTGTGGCAGGGAGACCCCCAGGGTAACCTTGTTGCTGCTGTGTTCTCTGGGGTTCATACACTGCCTGGGTGGTAGAGGAGCAGAAACACAGGCActgggggagctgctgctcaCTGCGAGTAGCAAGAGCTGAAGTGAACAACCCCTAAACTACTCCGAGTACTGAAATTGTTTTTTGGGCTGTCTGGCAAATGAGGGCCAGACCTGCAGAGCCACCGAGGCAGCTGCATCCGACCCCTCCTGACTCTGCAAATGGTTTGGTGCTGAAGATTGCCATGGTAGAAAAGATTTTGTGACTGAATTAATGGAAGAAAGATGGGCTGAAGGAAAGACAATAACCAACACCAGCATCACCGGTGCAGCTTGCACAGTACCAGGCCCTGGCTGCGCAGCTTCTCAAGTGCTCTTGTGCTCTCTCTTGTGCTTCTCAAGTGcttctcctctctgctgtgtCCTGCTTGCACTGCTCACTCTGGGTTTGATATTTTTGCCGGGGTAaggttttcctgtattttcatatATGCAACCTGCAAGctattggtaaaaaaaaatcaaaataacaagaAAACCCTGTGTGATCCAGGGGTCATGTGGATTTTGTTTCTTAAGTGCTCTGTCCTGCTCATCCCACCaacttttccccttccccagtgccTTCCCTATTCCGCGGTGTCTGCAGCCGTGGCCATGGAGCCAGCAGATGGAGCTGCGAGATCTCTGGCActgcactgggaagcactgggaccAGTGACCCTCCGGCACTGGGATGGACCAGTGTTCCCCAGATGGGGGATGCCCATCCTCGTGCCCAGCTCTTTCCCTGTAGCATGGTCCCCCCAATCCATATCCTTTGTGGGTACGGTCCTGGTCTGTGGATGAACTGGTGTCTCAGTGTGATATTCCAGTCTTGGAGCACTGGAGATGCAGTGATGCACGTGATGCAAAGCATTGGACCTCAGACCCCTCCTGGTCCCCAACTCTGCCTGAGGGACAGTGGTGccatggcagcagggctggggaccatGTGGTGCCACCAGCAGGGACTTCCCTGGGTAGCATGAGCCAGCATGACCTGTCCCCCTTGGAATGAACATCAGTGATGCCCCAAGCATTTTTGGCAGGAGAACCATGGCTGAAGAAGTGCTTGGGACCCAAAGGGTCTCATATCTGAATGGACCTGTCATTCTGGAGGAGATATCTCCTtgcttggggtgggggaggcTGAGTGGCTccgctggggaggaggaggctgatcCTGCAGCCTGGACCaactcccttccctcctgcacaGTCCTTCCCGCGCTGGGAGCAGCTGACCCTCTCCCCGCCGGCGTTATGTCATGAAGCAGAGACATGGCCAAGTTTCTTGCTGCCATTGCCTGTAGCCCTCTTCTTTCCATGCTGAGGTTTTCCCAGCCCCAGTCATCATGTCTGGCTGTCTGCAGCCTCCTCAACCACCCAGCTGCTGAGGGGGAACTCCCTTGCCTCCTACCGGGAAGACAGCTCTGGTGGAGACCACGTCCCTGCAGGGATTcttattttcttgcttcttttacaAGGGCAGAGCCATCCTTCACTCCTCCTGCAATGCCCTCTGCTCCCCTACGTTGTGTGCTTTTTCCCTGGTCCCCTCCTTGCCGCTGCCTGCCTGTATCCTTGTGCTGTGCGTGCATGTCCCCTCCATCATGCAGCCCCTTCATCCACTCCCCATTACTCAGAGACCCTCGTGCATACTCAGCCACAGCCTCATTCTTGGGATCCTTCCAGGATACCCATTTCCAATGTGCAGTTATGCCCATCTCACTTGTTTCTTAGCAAACTGCCCTCACAGTGCTGCTTTTTGTGGCTTTTGGCACTTCTGGAGCTCAGAGCAAGCCCCCATGGCTCAGCTcaccccccagggatggtgagtaGTGACCAGCCCCACAGCTGGCATAGGGACAGCGAGCCCATCCCAGGGAAGGTGGTTGAGGGATGAAGGATGCTTTCTCCCCTGTGGGTCTCGGGCAGGTCCTGGCTGTCCCCCCCTGGTCTATCTGCGGTTGGGCTCCGCTGCAGCCAACTCTCAGCTCATACCTGGCAATCACATGCAGCCAGGGACAGCCAAACCTTACCCAGGGTCCTTTTTACGGCTTTTCACCACAGCCAGACTGATAAATTGCTGTCTCCGTGGCTGTCTCCCTGGAGAGAAGCTCTCACCAGTTGGCAGGTCGTGAGGTGCCAGCAAATGCAAAGCCTGTTGCTGTTTCTCTcgcttttcttttctgctgctggttcccagccctccctgcagccAGCCGCAGTGGCCATGGGGCACGAAGGGCTGGCACTCGGCAGCACAGCGGCTCGGCGAGCAGGGGCCGAGGGCTGGGTTGTGTCAGGGATTTCCCGGCAGAGCTATTGATGGGAGGAGGAGAGTCTGTATTTATGATTGGTCTATAATAGGGCAGCAGTATTTTTAAACTGGCCCCGAAGCTGTCTATGCTCAGATCCTGCAGCTGATGGTTTAATGCTCAGGGTGCCAGGccttgattttgctttttctctctctctctctcttccccttcatcTCTCTGATGTCTCTGGACATGTTAGACCCCTGAGTGAGAGCCAGACTCGCCgccctcttccctgctgctgacCCAGAGGAGCCCACTGCTGTTATTTCAGTTCTGTGCTGTAGGAAAATAGGGATCAATAACCCAGCTCTCAGCCCTGGATCCAGGCACATGGTAGGAAACAGTGCCCATGATATTAAGCTCTCTCCAGAGGCTGGATTTTCACAGCCTGTGATGTGGAGAAGaggtgcccagcagagctgggtccCTGCCTCCGCTCCCACCTGTGATTGCTGTGGGGCCTCTGCTGTGAAGATGCACTCTCTCAGTCCAACAGCTAGCGTGGATGGGCTGATTTTTAcctcttttaaaacaaaagtcaCATACCTGTTATTTTTTCCGCATGTCAATTGAGCCCAGGTTTAATTGCTATTCTCAGCATACAAGTTGCTGCACTCTTCTCCTGCCACTGCCCCCATCTTCACTGATGTGCTAAAACCATAAATAATTGAAGGGCAGGAtctcattttttgttgttttttgcaaTTGGTATTCATGGCTGGTCGGGGTCTGTCTCAGCCCATGAAGCTGAGCAGCCGCTGGGGTGAGGGACACAGTGAGAATCCCCCTGGGAGCGCAGGCGTCCATGGCAGAGACTTGCAACCAGCCTTGACCATGTCTCGCTTGGAATAAAAGCCTCAGGGCACCAACTCAGTACATatcaaagttttattttgttctcaggAGGAAGATTCCACTGAACCATCCTTACATGACATCGGATATTTTACAGAATGTAGtatcaaaaaagaaatatatatatatatatatataaaataccttGCAGTTACATGACATAGCCAAGAGTACATTTCTTAGCTGTCTGCAAGTTCAACCTTCCTTAGGCCTTCTGCTCCTCTACATTCTCAGCAAATGGCTTTTTGGACGATAGCAAAATGGCAGAGTGACTCATTCACTGTTGGCTCCTATCTTGCATGGCAAaccaaaggaggaggaggaggacaagccCAAAGGAGGCTACAGGCACACAGAGAGGACAGCAGGCAATTTTTGCTTGTTGCTTACAGCTATAGGAGGGCTTTTGTGGCAAGTGAAGGAGATGATGTCCCCACTGAAGGAAGTAAGTTCACCTGACCTTCTTCCTCGGTGAGGCTTATCTGTCTCATGGGccatggagggaggctggggagaTATGAATCCTTCTGATGTGTTGGGTGAGTTGGGGTCAGTCTAGAATGACTTGGACACCTGCAATAGGCCAGAGGAGTCATGAGCAAACACTAGACACCATCGATAACCTGTAAATCAGCCAAATCAATGGCCTTAAAAGCAGTTAAAAGGGACTAGGTTCCTGCAAGAATGAATGCACTGTCATGCAGGACTACTGAGACCCCTAAAGAAGAGGCAAAACCCAAAGGAAGGGCATTTTATCTGAAATAATTCTGCTGAAAATAGGTACACCAGATGTGATGCTGTCTCCTGTGTTGGAAAACTTTCCTTGGGAGGTCTGCTGTGGCTGGAAACTATTCCAAGAGCTAGTCTGGGGAGAGGACTGGAGAGGGCTTGAGGTGATGGAGGGTCTGAGAACTTTTGGTGACTGGAAGTGAGGGTGACACTGAGTTCAAGCCCCACTCCCTGTCCTTGTGTCCTCTGTGGGGCACCCATCCCACATGATGGGGTAAAGGTAGCCCATTTAGATTTGTGCCGTCTTGGCAGCCATTAGCTTGCCAGCCATCGCTGAAGTTTAGGGCTAGAGTGGATCCATCTTCACATCCCTGGGGCCGGGTGGACATCACCTGAGATGCCATCAGGAAGGGACATTTGTTTACTAATAAAAATAGTAGCAAACCCCCAGGGGTCTCTCACTACTCTTTGCACAGAGAAGGTAGGGGATCTGTGAGGTCCAGGCCTGCCCAGATGGGTTTCCTGTGCTGTCCGTAGTCTCGTAGCTCCTGCAGTTGTGTCATCTGAAGGGAAGATCTGTCTGGAGAGCCACAGGGTTAGACACAATTCTCTGTGCATGGCCCAAAGCTTTGGTGGCAGGGAAACGCTGCCTCCATCGCTGTGCCTTTGTCCTGGCTTGGAGCGAGGCTCCCCAGGAGCATGGGTGAGGTTTGGAGACGGGCAGCACAAGCTGAGGACGCTGGCTGAGATCTCGCCCTTCgctcccttcccccagctcccTAGCAAGCATTTCCAAAAAGCGCAAGCGAAGGGACGAGGGACCAAGCGAAACAAATGACGTGGAGGACGGGCAAAGGCCTGGCGTGCGCTGAGCATTGTGGCTACTGCTTGCGAAAGACCAGAGTCTGGAgcatattaaaaaacaacaacaagaaaggGAGCTGTGACAGCAGGCTGCTTAGTCACTCATCTCTCCAGCTCCGGGTCCAGAAATGTCCATCTCTCTGAGGAGCCTGTTTTCTTCTCCACCCAGTCCACATAGTTGGAGACTTTGGTGTACACACCATACACCTGCTTGCTGCCGCACTCCTCCGGGCCACCCCATGAGACCAGCCCTTGGGCCACCCATCTCCGGGTTCCTGGGTCCTGGATGACGAAGGCTCCTCCACTGTCTCCCAAGCAAGTGTCCTTCCCACCTTCATAGTAGCCAGCGCAGAACATGTTTTCGGTCACGCTGTAGTTCCCTGACCGCGACTCGTAGCTGGTCTTGCACTCTGCGTGCAGCACCACCGGTAGTTTGACGTACTGCAGGATGTCAGACAGTGTCCTCATGCCTGAGCTGATGATCTCGTCCACCGTGATGTTGGGGTTAGAGATACCCCAGCCAGCCACCAACCCCAGCATGTTAGGGTGAGGCCCCTCCAGCTCATGCTCAAACTGGGGCAGACAGACAGGCATGACGTAGTTCCCCATggtcaccttctccttcagcttgACCAGAGCGATATCATGGTTGTAGTTCTGGATGTCAAACTCCTCGTGGAGGATGATCCTCTCCACTGTCCGGTTGACAGCCTCCATCTTGTTCCTCACGTCATGAAGGGCTAGGTAGACAGTGACGTGCTCCTTGGAGACAGGTATGACAGTCTTGTCTCGCCGCTGGGAGCGGAGCACATGGGCAGCCGTCAGCACCCAGGAGTCTGAGAGCAGGGCCCCGCTGCCAAACCATTTGTCGTTGGGCACCCGGGACATGTCCTCCACCACAATCAGGGCCTGCCAGGGGAAGAAGCCGGGCTCTGCATTTCGACCGCCAATGATGCGCTTGATGATCCCAGGCAGAGGACGAGCTGGCCGGCCGCACACTGGGGACAAAAAGGACAGGACAGTTACTCCCAGCACTTACctagggaagaaatgaaaagggaCAACCGTGTAGATTATGCCACATGGCTGGCTATCTTCAAACCAAATGCtgacttgtgtctttttttttccatagagggCAACTCTTCTCATTTTCACCATGAATAAAGCCCATCCTTCCTGCCATCTTCACCTTCTCCTGGCAGAGTGTGCTTCAGAGCTTAGAGCAGGTTGAGCACTACACCCCATCTCCTATGCTAACAGGTCTTTGGAGGTATGTCTGGGAAAGGAATGCATCTGTCCTTCTGAAGGATTTTACTTCTTaaaggcagccccagcttctTTCATGTCTTCCTTGCCTGGTAGAACCATTTCTCATGGTTTGCCCTCCTGGGAAAGGGGCAGTCTGTTACTCTTCCATAAGGACGGTGAGGTGACCTTGTTCAGCCCTTGTGCATGGGTTGTCCAGTTTCTTCTGTGAAGTAGGAGCCACGCTATGTTTCTCTAAGCCTGATGGCTCAGACATGAGACCATGAGTCCTCAGTGCTAGTGCTGCCCCTGTCACCAACCTGCTACATGACTTTGggctcttcccctctctctgctggCTGAGCTATTCTGGCAATACTTTTGGAGCACGGAGCATCTTTCTTTTCTCACAGCCCCAGGACAATTGGGTCCAGCTCTCCATACCAAGCCCTCTGGCTGTCCCATGCTTTCTGGGGCTGTGAACAATGAGGCATAGATTAGAGAACTGTCTTGTCTATGGATCAGTAGAATTTGTTGTTTTCCAGGATTTGAGTTCCCTTTCCCCAGGTGCCTGTGGAAACCTCAATCCTGGCATCTGCTCCCACATGGCACCCTGGAAGACCCAATGG
Proteins encoded in this window:
- the LOC141468811 gene encoding receptor-transporting protein 3-like gives rise to the protein MRTWQDIFAEKIADAHLTEPWMLQEDDTLQVHVLEPGWKEFVQRCALGRFRCSQCLQEWSSAKVHILFHMCRFQGQGMVRMRAFRQACRRCPDPQLEEAEFNHETVERLLHNLVLKILQYFYHVSVQPSDLLEVVVDAPVAGPHNSDRCEGCQLGVCSKSRPAQAWDDRKPLMTRAHHTPKCQGRRSHATPTHHPLPSNCNFPWKCWCCIGITLLCVLAVLLFVLLYFTGK